A region from the Sander vitreus isolate 19-12246 chromosome 1, sanVit1, whole genome shotgun sequence genome encodes:
- the LOC144525410 gene encoding major intrinsically disordered Notch2-binding receptor 1-like produces the protein MEPLPEYSMFMVRILDELDAKNNIISYQDLCKSLCTRFDLVQLVKLRSLLFYTACLDPAFPATLFKDKMRCSMEDPQSKKLMVAADIVTMFNLIQMNGGIAKDKLPIVHRAKFHKNQSVELCSSNSNDHTFQDCERGLSYEHMDHPRDEHRHHHHHHHHHHRKQHPAAQSTPPCPKTSECNNCQKFIPTSDPNFLMGVSKDLKCTAGSLDKLHHLPQYSSGSPHSPPCEMQSTYFPMDIDSESNTDQESLQPISHPETFSVHSCIQKRNIFKEDFHNFVSFSPQVCVFIFTSTVPVKII, from the coding sequence ATGGAACCCCTCCCTGAGTACTCTATGTTCATGGTTCGCATCCTGGATGAGCTGGACGCCAAGAACAACATAATTTCCTACCAGGACCTGTGCAAGTCCCTGTGCACTCGCTTCGACCTAGTGCAACTGGTCAAGCTCCGCAGCCTGCTCTTTTACACAGCATGCCTGGATCCAGCCTTTCCAGCCACCCTCTTCAAGGACAAGATGCGCTGCTCCATGGAGGACCCGCAATCCAAGAAGCTCATGGTGGCAGCAGACATTGTCACCATGTTCAACTTGATCCAGATGAATGGAGGCATAGCCAAAGACAAGCTCCCCATAGTGCATAGAGCCAAGTTCCACAAGAACCAGTCGGTGGAGCTGTGCAGTTCCAACAGTAATGACCATACATTTCAGGACTGTGAAAGAGGGCTTAGTTATGAGCATATGGATCACCCCAGGGATGAACATcgtcatcatcaccaccaccaccaccatcatcaccgCAAGCAGCACCCTGCAGCTCAGAGCACTCCTCCCTGTCCTAAAACATCTGAGTGCAACAACTGCCAGAAGTTTATTCCAACCTCGGACCCTAACTTTCTTATGGGCGTCAGCAAGGACCTGAAATGTACAGCAGGCTCTCTGGACAAGCTGCACCATCTGCCCCAGTACTCCAGCGGTAGTCCACACTCTCCACCCTGTGAAATGCAGAGCACCTACTTTCCCATGGACATTGACAGCGAGTCCAACACCGACCAGGAGTCCCTGCAGCCCATCAGCCATCCAGAGACCTTCTCTGTTCACTCTTGCATCCAAAAGAGGAACATATTTAAGGAGGACTTCCACAACTTTGTGTCCTTCTCACcacaggtttgtgtttttatttttactagtacagtgcccgttaAAATCATTTGA